One Caenibius sp. WL genomic window, GCGACGAGCTGCGCCTGCCAGCGCAGTTGCAGCAGCACGGCCAGCCCGATCAGACACAGCACGCCGAGCCACGCCCAGGCCAGCTTGCGACTGACCCGGCCGCTCGCCACCGGGCGGCTGGCGGTGCGGGCCACCTGCCGGTCGAGATCGGCATCGACGATATCGTTGTACACGCACCCTGCCCCGCGCATCGCGATGCTGCCGAGCAGGAACCAGCCAAGCAGCGTCCATTGCCAGCCCGCACCCGCCAGCCAGGTGCCCCATACGCAAGGCCAGAACAGCAGCCACCAGCCGATCGGCCGGTCGAACCGCGCCAGTTGCGCCAGATCGCGCGGCAATTGCGGAAGGCGGGCGACAAAGCCGCGATGCTGGCTATCGGGAACGATGGCGTCTGTCATGGCCGCTCCCCCGCCCCCATCGCCCGGCGCGATTCGCCCGCGCCACCGCCCTTCGCCCGGGGGCAAGTTGACAAAGTTGACACGGTACAAAGAGACGAATTCGGGACGCTGCTTTCGGCCCGGGAAAGCGGGGCGGCAGAGAGGGGGGTATGGCTGCTCATCCCCTCCCCTTGCCATAGCCTGCCCGTGTAGGACAGAGATGTAAGGCAAGACAGCTTCCCGCTTTCGCCCCGGCGCCAAGGCGGCTAACGCAGCGGGATGCCCGCTACTCCCGCATGGCCTCCGAAAAGCGCCCCGCGCCTGTTTGTCCCGCCACCGCTGGCGCAAGGCAGCCAATGCGTGCTGGAAGGACAGCAGGCGCATTATCTCGCCCGCGTGATGCGCGTGGGGCCCGGCGACGCCGTGATCCTGTGCGATGACCAGACCGGCGAATGGGCGGCGCGCGTGGTGAGCGCGGGCAAGCGCGAAATCGTGCTCGAAACCGTCGAGCGGCTGCGGGCGCGCGAAGATGTGCCCGATTTCTGGCTCTGCGCCGCACTGCTCAAGAAGGACCGGTTCGATCTGGTGCTGGAAAAGGCCACCGAACTGGGCGTGGCGCGTATCCAGCCTGTCGTCACCCGCCGCTGCGTGGCGGACAAGCTCAACCCCGAACGCGCGCGCACGATCCTGACCGAAGCGGCCGAACAATGCGCTCGCACCGCTCTGCCCGAACTGGCGGAGCCGATGAAGCTGGAACATCTCCTCCGGCAGTGGCCCGAAGGGCGGACGCTGCTCTTCGCCGATGAAACAGGCGGAGAACCCGCCGCCGCGATGTTCGCCGCACATCACGGCCCGGCGGCGCTGCTGATCGGGCCGGAAGGCGGATTCGACGAGGCCGAACGTGCGGCAATCCGCGCTCTGCCCACCGCCCGGCCGATCACGCTCGGCCCCCGTATTCTGCGGGGGGAAACCGCCGCCATCGCCGCCGCCGCGCTGTGGATGGGCACCGCTGGGGACTGGAGCACAAACGGAGCCGGGGATTGGCGAGCGGCATCCCGCAATTAAGGCTTTCCTCCGCCCGCCTGCTTGCCTAACGGCGAAAGCATGAGCACCCGCACCGCGTCGGACGGAGAAGATCCGCGAATCGAAAGCCGCGACCAGTTGGTGGCGCCCTTGGCCGCTGGCGAAAAACCGCGTGAAAGCTGGCGTATCGGGACGGAACACGAAAAGCTGGTGTTCAACCGGCATGATCGCCACGCCCCCTCCTATGACGAGCCCGGCGGCATTCGCGATCTGCTCTTGGCCCTGCGCGAATTCGGCTGGGAGCCGATCGAGGAAAACGGCACCGTCATCGCCATGAAAGGCGCGGACGGCACGGTGAGCCTCGAACCGGCGGGCCAGTTGGAACTGTCCGGCGCGCCGCTGGAGAACCTGCACGAAACCTGCGCCGAAACCGGCCGCCACCTGCAACAGGTGAAAGCGATCGGCGAACGGTTCGGCCTCGGCTTCCTCGGCCTCGGCATGTGGCCGGACAAGACCCGGGCCGAACTGCCGATCATGCCCAAGGGCCGCTATGACATCATGCTGCGGCACATGCCGCGCGTCGGCAATCTCGGCCTCGACATGATGCTGCGGACCTGCACCATCCAGGTCAATCTCGATTATTCCAGCGAAGCGGACATGGCCAAGAAGTTCCGCGTCGGGCTGGCGCTGCAACCGCTGGCAACCGCGCTATTCGCCAATTCGCCGTTCACCGAAGGCAAGCCCAACGGGTTTCTGTCCTATCGCAGCCATATCTGGTCGGACACCGATCCGCACCGCACCGGCATGCTGCCGTTCGTGTTCGAAGACGGTTTCGGCTATGAACGCTATGTCGATTACATGCTCGATGTGCCGATGTACTTCGTCTTCCGCGACGGGAAATATATTGACGCGGCGGGGCAGAGCTTCCGCGATTTCCTCAGGGGCGAACTGCCCGCGCTGCCCGGCGAGTTGCCGACATTGAGCGATTGGAACGACCACCTCTCCACCGCTTTCCCCGAAGTGCGGCTGAAAAGCTTCCTCGAAATGCGCGGGGCCGATGGCGGCCCGTGGAACCAGATTTGCGCCCTGCCCGCCTTCTGGGTCGGCCTGCTGTATGACGATGGCGCGCTCGATGCGGCGTGGGATGTGGTGAAGCACTGGTCGATGGACGAACGCGAAGCGCTGCGCAACGCGGTGCCCCGGCTGGCGCTGGACGCGCCGCTGCCGGGTGGCGGCGTGTTGCGCGACCTTGCCGGGCCGGTGCTCGATATCGCCAGCGCGGGCCTGTCCGCCCGCAACCGGCTGAACGCCAGCGGCGACAACGAAACCGGATACCTTGCCCCGTTGCAGGAAATCGCCCGCACCGGTGTGGTCAGCGCCCAGCGTCTGCTCGATCTCTACAACGGGCCGTGGGGCGGCGATCTCAGCCGCGTTTACGGGGAACATTTTTGACATGATCCTGGTGGCCGGCCATTTCCGCATTCCGCCCGCGAATCTGGAACAGGCCCGCCCGGCGATGCGCCGCGTGGTGGAGGAAACCCGCCGCGAACAGGGCTGCATCAGCTACAGCTATGCCGAGGATATGTGCGAACCCGGGCTGATCCGGGTGAGCGAAAGCTGGGTCAGCGGCGCGGCGCTCGACGCTCATCTCGCCAGCCCGCATATGCAGCGCTGGCGGGACGAACGCACCGCGCTGGGCCTCAGCGACCGGGATATCACCCGCTACGAAGTGGCCAGCGCCGAACCGTTCTGACGGCGGCGCCCGCGCCGGTTATTCACCAGCCCGCAGGATCTGGCCGCGCGGGCGGAACAGAGCCTGCACGCGCGCCAGCGTCCGCGTGATCGGCGCATTTGCCGCCATCCAGGCGTGATAGGCGCGATACTTGGCATCTTCGGCCAGCAGGTGCTGTTCTTCCGTCTTCGCCCGCCAGTAATAGATCCCGCTGACGATCGCCAGAATCACCGTGTTGCGCACCATGTCGACGAACGAATGGCTGGTGACGAGAAACGGCAGGGTCGACAGCCACCAGAACAGGTTCTTCGACAGATAGGCCGGGTGCCGGGTAAAGCGATAGGGCCCGTTGGTCAGCACGCCGCGATAGGTCAGGTTGGAAAAGCGGATGCCGAAAGCGACCGTGGCCCAGGCGTAGATCGCGGTCAGGAACACCAGGATCGCACCCCACACCCATAACAGCGCGGTCTGCCCCTGAAACCAGTAAGCCCAGTCCGCCGTGTTGGCATGATAATCGAGCACATCCCCGCTGCCCATCAGCAGAAACGGCGGATAGCACAGCAATGCCGCCAGCCACCCGCCGAGATAGGGGTTGGCGGTGCGGATCTGCGCATCGAGCGGCTTCAGCGTCAGCAGATAGCCGACCATCGCGATCTGCACGTCGATCATGAACATCAGGTTGATCAGGTACATGCAGAAGACGACCGGATCGTGCAGCCCGTCCGCCAGCGTCGCGCCCACCGCTATCGACCAGCCGCCGGGCAGGATCGAGAACATGAAGGCGATGAAGAAGCCTTTCACCGCCCACCCGCGCAGATGATGGCCGACCATCGCGGGATCGTATGGCTCCCGCCCGATCAGCATGGCCCCGAAGTGCCAGCTATGATCGCGCGGCTGGACCATGTAGCGATCAAGCCAGAGCACATAGGGGATCGAGAGCAGCACCATCGGCCCGATCAACATGCCCAACAGTTCCATCGCGAAGAGATAGTCCCCCCGCCAATACCAGCGGGCAACGCAATAGAGCGCGGCGATGACCGCCCAGGTCGCCCACAACCCGGCAATCTTCGTGCCTGCCGTTTCCAGCGCGGCGGACAGCGGGCGCGGATTGTTCCAGTCGAGCCCGGTCGATGCGCGGCGATGCACTTTGTCGATGCACAACGACCAGAGCACCATCGGAATGCCGGAAAAGAGCATCGCGATCAGCGCGGGAACCGGGCCGTTCAGCACCGCAGCTTCGCCGCGGATACCCAGCATCGGGGCGATATCGGGCCAGTTGCGGCAGATCGCCAGCCAGACGAACAGCCCGGCCACGCCCGAAAGGCCGACGCCCGCCGAAACATCGCTTTTCGGCATAGCCGCGCTGCTGTGCTGATTATCGTCGATCACGCTTCCCCCTAGCGTGGCAGGGTTAAGGAGACGGTAACGTACAGCAAAGGCACGCACAGAAAAGGGGCGGGATGCCCGTGGCCGCCCCGCCCCTTTTCCATATTCCGTACGATCCGGCCGCGATCAGCGGAACGCGGTGATCCTGCCGTTGTCGCTGAGGATATAGAGCGTCCGGTTGGCAACGACCGGCGGCAGCGAAACGGACGAACCGAGATCGGCGAATTCGCTGGCCGTGCCGTCGTTCACATTGGCGGCGTAAAGTTCGCCCAGCGAATTGGCGACCCACAGGCGATTGCCCGCCAGCACCGGCCCGGTCCAGAAGACCTGCCCGGTCTTCTTCTTGGCCTTGCGCCATTCGCGCAGTTGCGTGATCCAGCGGACCCGCCCGCTCGATTTCGCGATCGCCAGCAGGCGCGCATCGTCGGTCAGCGTGAAAATCCATTCGCCCGCCACCGCCGGGGTGGAAATCCCCGCGAGGCTGAGTTCCCACAGCCGCTGGCCCGTAACCAGTTCATAAGCCGCCATGCGGCCGCCCTGTCCCAGCGCGTAGACCCGGCCCGCATCGATGATCGGATCGGCGTCCACATCGGTCAGCGTGCCGACCTGAGTCGAGATCGACGTCCGCGCCAGAGCGTCGGACCACAGCGTGCGGCCGTTTTCATAGCGGTAAGCGACGAGTTCGCCGGTGCTGTACCCGGCCACGACCGTGCCCTGCCCTGCGGCCGGCGCGGCCACGCCGAACACGCCCGCCTGCGCCTGCGCGCCCGATTCCTGCCACAGCGGCGAACCGTCGCTGGCGTCCAGCGCATAAATCTGGTTGTCCTGCGTCATCACATAGACGGCGCCGAACGCCAGAGTCGGCGAACCGCGCAGCGGCCCCGCCGGTTTCACTTTCCAGATTTCCGCCCCGGTGTTGGCGTCGAGCGCCGCGACCATGCCCACGCCGTTGGTGGCGTAGATGCGGCCTTCGGCATAACTGACCCCGCCCCCGAAAGCGGAAGCGCTCTGGTTGCCCGGCACTTCGATCCGGCGCTGCCAGACGGTGCGCCCGGTCTGCGCATCGAACGCGTGGACCACGGCGGAGGTATCGATCACGTAAAGGCGGCCGTTGCCGATCACCGGCGAAGCGGCCAGGCGGCGCTTGCCGTTGGTTCCGTCAATCGAGGCTGTCCACACCCGCGCGGGCGTGGGCGACAGAGCGAGATGGCCGGTGGCTTTCGATGCCGGGCCGCCTGCTTGCGCCCACTGATCGTTGGCTTCTTCGGTCGGCAGGACGACGGAGACGCTCGCCAGTGCGGGATCGACTTTCGCCCCGCTTTCGATCCGCGAGAGGATCGGCATGCGATCGCCCACGGTGGGCGTCTGGGGTTTGCCCTTGCCACCGCATCCCGCAAGGCCGGCGGCCAGCAGCACGGCAAGCGGAAGAGCAAGGGTGCGGCTTGCAATGATCCGTTTCATAACCTGCAAAGATCCTTTTGCGTTATTGTGCCGGTGCGGCGCTGGCGGGTTGCGGAGCGGCGGGTGCCGCGCCTGCCCCGGCGGTCTGCACGAGGCTATCCACATCGGTGATGGCATCGAAACCGAGCAACCCGGCCAACTGGCGTGCGCGGCTGCGCACCGTTTCGGGAACGTCCTTGTCCTTGGCGATCGAAGCGAACAGAGGCCCGGCAAGATCGTTCTTGCCCTGCTTGAGATAGGCGGCGCCTACCAGTTCGCCTGCGCTGCCGAACCACGCGTTGCCCGGCACGGCCAGCGGCTTGAGCCGGGCGATCACGTCATCCGGCTTCATCGCGTCGAAATTTGCCGCCACCGCGCGGATCGTCGCCAGATCGCGATAGGGGGCGGGTACATCGCCGTTGCCCGCGACGCTTTCGTAAAGCTTGACCGCTTCGGCCTTGCGCCCTTGCTCCAGCGCGATCCCCGCGCGCAGCAGGTTCGCCGATGCGCCGGTGCCGGCGTTCGCGCCATCGGCCACTTTGGCCAGGGCCTTGTCCGCTTCGCCCGGATGGCCCGCACCCAGCGCGTCGATTGCGCGAACCAGTTCTTCCGAACGGCTTTCCAGCTTCGATTCCCGGTTTTCGTGGTAGAGCAGATAACCGCCGAACCCGACGAGCCCGGCGACGACCGCGGCCATAATGGGAATGCCATAGCGCTTGGCCGTTTCCGACATTTTTTCCTGGCGCACGGCCTCATCGACTTCACGCATCAGCATGGCGTCTTCGGCTGCCTTGCGTTCAGCCAGTTGATCGGCGCGGGATTGGGGGCGGTTTGGTCTGAGTGCCACGCGGGCGCTTTCGCTTCTTCGTATGCCGCGAACGGCAGATGGAACAGATGAGGCTGTTTAGCGGATGACACCATCAATTCAACGGGGAAAGCCGCGCTGTCCCCGCGAAACAAGCCCGATGCAGGTTAACCGGCGCTGAAGTGCCCCTTTCAGGGGAGCATTTCGCGCCCCATGACCCCGGCATAGAGCGCGCGATAGGCCTCCACCATCCCGCTTTCGTCGAAGCGTTCCTGCGCGCGCGCCTTGTTCGCCTGCCCCAGCGCCTTGCGCAGGCCGGGATCGGCGGCCAGCCGCTCCAGCGCTTGGGCCAGCGCGGCCTCGTTGCCCGGTTCGACGATGAACGGCCGGTTTGCCTCAGCCACGATCTGCGGGATGTCGCCCACGGCGGGCGCGGCCACGGGCAGCCCCGCCGCCATCGCTTCCACCACCGAGAGCGGGAACTGTTCGCTGTCCGACGACAGCGCGAAGATATCGAACAGGCCCGCCGCTTTTGCCGGATCGACAAAGCCGGGCAGATGCACCCGGTGGACGATATTCAGCCGCGCGGCTTCCTGGCGGATCGCCTCCCGTTCGGGCCCTTCGCCCAGAATCACCAGATGCCAGTGTTCGGGCAGGCCGGAAAAGGCGCGCACCATGCGCGGCAGGTTCTTGACCGCGCGCAGCCCCGCCAGCGTGCCGACCCAGCATTCGCCCTCGCGCTTGATCAGGCGCGGCAGCGCGTCCTTGCGCGGCTTGCGGGCAAAATCGCGCGTGCGGATGCCGTTGGCGATGCGGTGGACCTTGTCCGCAGGTTGCAGCCAGGTTTCGCGCGCGATCCGTTCAAGCCGGATGGACGGCACCACCAGCGCATCGGCCCGGCCCAGCGCGATCCGCCGATACCAGTTGCGCGAGGATTTGAGCTTGCCCGCCTCGTCGGCATTGAACCCGTCCTCGTGGTGGACCAGCGGCGGCAGGCCGAACGGCTGCGCGAATATCGTGTGCGCCATCACCGCGTCCATCGCCCCCCAGTTGTAGGTGAGGATGAGATCGAACCCGCGCATCGCATTGGCGATCCGGTGCAGCCGCCACGGCGTCGGCATCGCGGCAAGCGGCGGGAACGCCCCGAGATAGCGCATCGGGATGGAAGGCAGGATATGCCGCCCGGCGGACAGCGCCCCCGGCTGCGCGGACACGAGCGCATGGGCGACGTTCGGCCCGAACGCGTTGATCAGCCGGGCGCAGCGCAATTCCTTGCCCCCGGCGTCGAACGTCGAATGAAGATGGAGGAAACGCAATGTCTGGCCTTCGGTCCGGCTTGCGCCGCTCATGCAACGCTATCCAGCAGGCGGGCGATGGCGTCGAGCGCTTCGGGCTCGTCCAGCGTCGGGGCATGGCCGGTGCGCGGAACCGTCACGCTCACCATGCCGGGCAGGCGCGCGGCCATGACTTTGAGCGTCGCATCCGAGAGAATGTCCGACAGTTCGCCCCGGATGGCCACCACCGGGCGCCCGGCCAGCGCCTCGAACGCGGGCCACATGTTCGGGCTCGCGCTTTCGCCGCCGGGCTGGCGGAACGGTTCGGCGATCTTCATATCGTAATCGAACGTGATCCGCCCGCTGCCGGTGCAATCCATCAGCCGTTTGGCCATGCGCAGCCAGTCGGAAATCTCATAATCGGGATAGATATCCCCCTGGCTTTCCTCCAGCGCGCGGGCGGCGTGCATCCAGGTGGGGAAACTGCGAAGCTGGCCGACGTAGGAACGGATGCGTTCCAGCCCTTCGGTTTCGATCACCGGGCCGATATCGTTGAGCACCGCGCCCGCGATACGCTCCGCCCCGCCCAGCGCCAGCAGCATGGTCATCAATCCGCCCAGCGAGGTGCCGACCGCCACGAACCGGCCGATCCCTTCGGCTTCCAGCAGCGCATCGATATCGGCGACATAGGCCAGCGGATTGTAGCTTTCGCTGTCCCTGGCATATTCGCTGTCGCCCCGGCCGCGCATATCCGGGCAGATCACCCGCCATTCGCCTGCGAAGCGCTGCGCCACCGGCTCGAAATCGCGCGCGTTGCGCGTCAGCCCCGGCAGGCACAGCAGCGGCGGACGATCCGCGCGCCCGGCATAATCGCGGAAATGGAGTTTCAGCCCGTCAGGACTGGTCCAGTAGCGATCTTCGTATGCGTTCGTGCCTTGCGTGATATTTCCGGCCATCGGCGCCCCATCTGATGAAATTATCCCGACCGGCTTGCGCCGAGTGCCTGTCGCGGCCACTATTGCGTCATGCGCGCCGAACCGCAAGCCGCCCCTTACACTCCCGATCCCCAAATCCTGGCTATCGCACAGTGGCTTGGCGATCCGGTTGCCGCTGCCGATTTTCCGGACACCATATTGCGGTTCCGCAATCGCCGGTGGGACAAGGCGGTGGGCCTCGGCGCATTGAGCGATGCCGAATGGATTGCCCATTTCGGCCGGTTCCAGCCTTTGCCGGACAATCTGCCGCAACCGCTTGCCCTGCGGTATCACGGGCACCAGTTCCGCGTGTTCAATCCGGAAATCGGCGACGGGCGCGGCTTCCTGTTCGCGCAGTTGCGCGATGCGCAGGGCCGCCTGCTCGATCTCGGCACCAAGGGTTCGGGCCAGACCCCTTTCAGCCGGAGCGGCGACGGGCGGCTGACGCTGAAAGGCGCGGTGCGCGAAATCCTCGCCACCGAAATGCTCGAAGCGTTGGGGGCCAACACCAGCAAGACGTTCTCCGTTATCGAAACCGGTGAAAGCCTGTGGCGCAACGATGAACCCTCGCCCACCCGCTCGGCGGTGATGGTGCGGCTCAGCCATGGCCATATCCGCATCGGCAGCTTCCAGCGGCTGGCCGCGCTGGAGGAACACGATTCGCTCGCCAGGCTGGTCGACTATTGCCTCGCGCAGTATCCCGGCCCCCTGCCGCCGGAAGATGCGCCGGGGCGCGAGGAGCCCGCGATCATCCTGATGCATCAGGTGGTCGAACGGCTGGCCGATCTCGCCGCGTCCTATGTCACGGCGGGCTTCGTGCATGGCGTGCTCAACACCGACAACATGAACATCACCGGCGAAAGCTTCGATTACGGACCGTGGCGCTGGCTGCCCCGGTGGGAAATGGATTTCACCGCCGCCTATTTCGATCACAGTGGCCTCTACGCTTTCGGGCGGCAGGTCGAAGCATTGTCGTGGAACTGTGCGCAACTGGCGATCGCGCTGCGCCCGCTGGCCGATTCCGCCCCTCTGGTGGCCGCGCTCGAACGGTTCGGCCCGCTCTATCAGGAAAACATGATCCGGCGGTTCCTCTGGCGGCTGGGGGTGGCCCCGCTGTCGCCGGAACGCGATCTCCAACTCGTCGCCACCGCCGAATCGGGCATGCGCGCCACCGCGGCTTCTCCCGATGCGTTCTTCTTCACCCATCAGGGCGGGCGCGCCGCGCAAGGCGATCTCGCCAGTGCACTGGAAGGGTTCGCGCCGCTGGAGCGCAGCCATCCCTATTGGGAAGGCAACCGCCCCGAAGCGCTGCTGATCGAGGAAGTCGAAGCGATCTGGGAACCCATCGCCCGCGATGACGATTGGTCCGCGCTGGAAGCCAAACTGGCCGCGATCCGCCGCATGGGCCAAGCGATGGGCGATCCCCTGCCCCCGGCAGGCCATGCCGCGCCAGAA contains:
- a CDS encoding 16S rRNA (uracil(1498)-N(3))-methyltransferase, which translates into the protein MPATPAWPPKSAPRLFVPPPLAQGSQCVLEGQQAHYLARVMRVGPGDAVILCDDQTGEWAARVVSAGKREIVLETVERLRAREDVPDFWLCAALLKKDRFDLVLEKATELGVARIQPVVTRRCVADKLNPERARTILTEAAEQCARTALPELAEPMKLEHLLRQWPEGRTLLFADETGGEPAAAMFAAHHGPAALLIGPEGGFDEAERAAIRALPTARPITLGPRILRGETAAIAAAALWMGTAGDWSTNGAGDWRAASRN
- a CDS encoding alpha/beta hydrolase, producing MAGNITQGTNAYEDRYWTSPDGLKLHFRDYAGRADRPPLLCLPGLTRNARDFEPVAQRFAGEWRVICPDMRGRGDSEYARDSESYNPLAYVADIDALLEAEGIGRFVAVGTSLGGLMTMLLALGGAERIAGAVLNDIGPVIETEGLERIRSYVGQLRSFPTWMHAARALEESQGDIYPDYEISDWLRMAKRLMDCTGSGRITFDYDMKIAEPFRQPGGESASPNMWPAFEALAGRPVVAIRGELSDILSDATLKVMAARLPGMVSVTVPRTGHAPTLDEPEALDAIARLLDSVA
- a CDS encoding glutamate--cysteine ligase, translated to MSTRTASDGEDPRIESRDQLVAPLAAGEKPRESWRIGTEHEKLVFNRHDRHAPSYDEPGGIRDLLLALREFGWEPIEENGTVIAMKGADGTVSLEPAGQLELSGAPLENLHETCAETGRHLQQVKAIGERFGLGFLGLGMWPDKTRAELPIMPKGRYDIMLRHMPRVGNLGLDMMLRTCTIQVNLDYSSEADMAKKFRVGLALQPLATALFANSPFTEGKPNGFLSYRSHIWSDTDPHRTGMLPFVFEDGFGYERYVDYMLDVPMYFVFRDGKYIDAAGQSFRDFLRGELPALPGELPTLSDWNDHLSTAFPEVRLKSFLEMRGADGGPWNQICALPAFWVGLLYDDGALDAAWDVVKHWSMDEREALRNAVPRLALDAPLPGGGVLRDLAGPVLDIASAGLSARNRLNASGDNETGYLAPLQEIARTGVVSAQRLLDLYNGPWGGDLSRVYGEHF
- a CDS encoding PQQ-binding-like beta-propeller repeat protein, producing MKRIIASRTLALPLAVLLAAGLAGCGGKGKPQTPTVGDRMPILSRIESGAKVDPALASVSVVLPTEEANDQWAQAGGPASKATGHLALSPTPARVWTASIDGTNGKRRLAASPVIGNGRLYVIDTSAVVHAFDAQTGRTVWQRRIEVPGNQSASAFGGGVSYAEGRIYATNGVGMVAALDANTGAEIWKVKPAGPLRGSPTLAFGAVYVMTQDNQIYALDASDGSPLWQESGAQAQAGVFGVAAPAAGQGTVVAGYSTGELVAYRYENGRTLWSDALARTSISTQVGTLTDVDADPIIDAGRVYALGQGGRMAAYELVTGQRLWELSLAGISTPAVAGEWIFTLTDDARLLAIAKSSGRVRWITQLREWRKAKKKTGQVFWTGPVLAGNRLWVANSLGELYAANVNDGTASEFADLGSSVSLPPVVANRTLYILSDNGRITAFR
- a CDS encoding isoprenylcysteine carboxylmethyltransferase family protein gives rise to the protein MPKSDVSAGVGLSGVAGLFVWLAICRNWPDIAPMLGIRGEAAVLNGPVPALIAMLFSGIPMVLWSLCIDKVHRRASTGLDWNNPRPLSAALETAGTKIAGLWATWAVIAALYCVARWYWRGDYLFAMELLGMLIGPMVLLSIPYVLWLDRYMVQPRDHSWHFGAMLIGREPYDPAMVGHHLRGWAVKGFFIAFMFSILPGGWSIAVGATLADGLHDPVVFCMYLINLMFMIDVQIAMVGYLLTLKPLDAQIRTANPYLGGWLAALLCYPPFLLMGSGDVLDYHANTADWAYWFQGQTALLWVWGAILVFLTAIYAWATVAFGIRFSNLTYRGVLTNGPYRFTRHPAYLSKNLFWWLSTLPFLVTSHSFVDMVRNTVILAIVSGIYYWRAKTEEQHLLAEDAKYRAYHAWMAANAPITRTLARVQALFRPRGQILRAGE
- a CDS encoding tetratricopeptide repeat protein produces the protein MALRPNRPQSRADQLAERKAAEDAMLMREVDEAVRQEKMSETAKRYGIPIMAAVVAGLVGFGGYLLYHENRESKLESRSEELVRAIDALGAGHPGEADKALAKVADGANAGTGASANLLRAGIALEQGRKAEAVKLYESVAGNGDVPAPYRDLATIRAVAANFDAMKPDDVIARLKPLAVPGNAWFGSAGELVGAAYLKQGKNDLAGPLFASIAKDKDVPETVRSRARQLAGLLGFDAITDVDSLVQTAGAGAAPAAPQPASAAPAQ
- a CDS encoding putative quinol monooxygenase, which gives rise to MILVAGHFRIPPANLEQARPAMRRVVEETRREQGCISYSYAEDMCEPGLIRVSESWVSGAALDAHLASPHMQRWRDERTALGLSDRDITRYEVASAEPF
- a CDS encoding protein adenylyltransferase SelO family protein, translated to MRAEPQAAPYTPDPQILAIAQWLGDPVAAADFPDTILRFRNRRWDKAVGLGALSDAEWIAHFGRFQPLPDNLPQPLALRYHGHQFRVFNPEIGDGRGFLFAQLRDAQGRLLDLGTKGSGQTPFSRSGDGRLTLKGAVREILATEMLEALGANTSKTFSVIETGESLWRNDEPSPTRSAVMVRLSHGHIRIGSFQRLAALEEHDSLARLVDYCLAQYPGPLPPEDAPGREEPAIILMHQVVERLADLAASYVTAGFVHGVLNTDNMNITGESFDYGPWRWLPRWEMDFTAAYFDHSGLYAFGRQVEALSWNCAQLAIALRPLADSAPLVAALERFGPLYQENMIRRFLWRLGVAPLSPERDLQLVATAESGMRATAASPDAFFFTHQGGRAAQGDLASALEGFAPLERSHPYWEGNRPEALLIEEVEAIWEPIARDDDWSALEAKLAAIRRMGQAMGDPLPPAGHAAPEPA
- a CDS encoding glycosyltransferase family 4 protein, translated to MSGASRTEGQTLRFLHLHSTFDAGGKELRCARLINAFGPNVAHALVSAQPGALSAGRHILPSIPMRYLGAFPPLAAMPTPWRLHRIANAMRGFDLILTYNWGAMDAVMAHTIFAQPFGLPPLVHHEDGFNADEAGKLKSSRNWYRRIALGRADALVVPSIRLERIARETWLQPADKVHRIANGIRTRDFARKPRKDALPRLIKREGECWVGTLAGLRAVKNLPRMVRAFSGLPEHWHLVILGEGPEREAIRQEAARLNIVHRVHLPGFVDPAKAAGLFDIFALSSDSEQFPLSVVEAMAAGLPVAAPAVGDIPQIVAEANRPFIVEPGNEAALAQALERLAADPGLRKALGQANKARAQERFDESGMVEAYRALYAGVMGREMLP